TTATGTCGCGCTCAGATTGAGCGCACGAATTCTGGATTGCCATACTCCGCCTTACGAAGTTTGATACGCAGTTTAGCTTCGAATGGCTCCTATCATGGCCCTTCATAGCTAACCGAAGGTTGCGTAGTAGGGCTACGCTTCGCTCACAATGACGGTAGGCAATGCCTTATGTTCTAGAGCAGCTGGCAATGGTAGTGAAGGAACTTATTTGAAAAGTAAAACTATGAAGCACAGATAAATATTATTAGCACTATTGGCGTTCTCTAACCGTCATGGTGAGAGAGCTCCGCGAACGTCGCCATCCAGATAATTGTGCGCCGAAAAGGCGCGACAATATAACTACTGCAACCACACCAGCAATTGCTTTTTAAAGCAAAAGACAAATAAAGCTACAAATAACATTCCATCAAAGCGATCTAAAAAACCGCCATGTCCCGGTAGGATTGTGCCAGAGTCTTTAACATTGGCGCGGCGTTTTAAGATTGATTCAAAAAGATCACCAAGTAACGAGAAGATGCATATAACCAAGGTAATCAGAGTGATGACCCACCACGGTGCAGTTGATTCCTGCTGGATCATTAATAAATAAAAACAGATAAGTGCAATGCTGCATCCACCAAAAAATCCTTCCCATGTTTTGCCGGGACTGATGCGAGGAGCAATTTTGTGTGTGCCGATTGTGCTTCCAATAAGATATCCCCCGGTATCAAGGCCTGAAACAATCACGAACTGATATAAAATGAGATGGCGGTAGACAGGCTCATGATTAAGCAGGATAAGGAGCACGAATGGTAATATGGGATAGATGGGCATTAATAGCCAAAATGTATAGCTTCGCCAATTAAGAAGATTTTTCCATTCTACGATAAGAATGTGGGTGAGTATTGCGAGCAGTAAGAATGAAAACAAGAGGGGATATATAAATCCCAAAGTCAGAATGGAGCCAAGTGTCATACCGGTAACGATGCGTGGCAACATTTTTTTTATAATCTGTATACATTGCGTTCTTTTATTCATCTCTAAATGCATCTTTCAAATAATGAAATGTCCGTGTGGCGGTATTAATTAATGCAACATCAAATCGACATGTTTTTTCATCATGATCATGCTGCGCAAGATAGATTTTTGCTGTGGTGATTATTTTTTTTTGTTTTGATCGCGTAATTACCTCAGCCATATCAAAATGTGATGCAGTACGTAATTTTACTTCAACGAATAGTAACATTGTATCGCTGCAAGCTATTACATCAATTTCACCGGTTCGTTGTAAATAGTTACGTGCTAAAATAGTATAACCATTTTTCTGTAGGTATTGAGCGGTTTGCTCTTCTCCTTGTCTTCCAAGTTCTGTTTGTGTGCGCATTGTTTAAAATCGGTTGCTGAATGGTTTGTCAGTGGATTCGTTCGCTTGAGCTACCGTAATAGTGCTCATTGTAGGAGGAACGAGTTTGGTGAGTTCCGCTTGTTTAATGGTGAGCAGTTCAACGTTATTTGTTTGTTGCGCTAATACACATTCGGTTGTAAGGATTTTATGTTCGCAATGAGCCAGTGTAGGCAAAAAATCTTTACGGATATTTTCAATACGTTTTGTCGCTGATGCATATTGACCGCGAGTGGTATAAAAATTGGCAATATTGAGTTCGCTTTCTAAAAGCTGCTCGCGGCATTGGTTTAACATTGTCTGTACTTGGTCGCGATAGGTGGTAAATAGATCGGAACGTTTTAGAAATGTCTCAGCAAGTTCAATAGTCTCATGTGTTTTTGATTGATCTCGGTTGCTGGAGCATTTTTTGAA
This genomic window from Candidatus Babeliales bacterium contains:
- a CDS encoding YraN family protein, with protein sequence MRTQTELGRQGEEQTAQYLQKNGYTILARNYLQRTGEIDVIACSDTMLLFVEVKLRTASHFDMAEVITRSKQKKIITTAKIYLAQHDHDEKTCRFDVALINTATRTFHYLKDAFRDE
- a CDS encoding phosphatidate cytidylyltransferase; translated protein: MNKRTQCIQIIKKMLPRIVTGMTLGSILTLGFIYPLLFSFLLLAILTHILIVEWKNLLNWRSYTFWLLMPIYPILPFVLLILLNHEPVYRHLILYQFVIVSGLDTGGYLIGSTIGTHKIAPRISPGKTWEGFFGGCSIALICFYLLMIQQESTAPWWVITLITLVICIFSLLGDLFESILKRRANVKDSGTILPGHGGFLDRFDGMLFVALFVFCFKKQLLVWLQ